One window of the Falco biarmicus isolate bFalBia1 chromosome 2, bFalBia1.pri, whole genome shotgun sequence genome contains the following:
- the MZT1 gene encoding mitotic-spindle organizing protein 1, with protein MASNAASLNAVRETMDVLFEISRILNTGLDMETLSICVRLCEQGINPEALSSVIKELRKATEALKAAENMTG; from the exons ATGGCGAGTAATGCCGCTAGCCTCAACGCTGTGCGGGAAACGATGGACG ttcTGTTTGAGATTTCAAGAATATTAAACACTGGCTTGGATATGGAGACCTTGTCTATTTGTGTGCGGCTTTGTGAGCAGGGAATAAATCCAGAAGCATTATCATCTGTTATTAAAGAACTGCGTAAGGCTACAGAAGCTTTGAAG gcTGCTGAAAATATGACAGGCTGA